From Triticum urartu cultivar G1812 chromosome 2, Tu2.1, whole genome shotgun sequence, a single genomic window includes:
- the LOC125541339 gene encoding protein DMP10-like — protein MTTKGPAPATVMSSVANLAQLLPTGTVLAYQALSPSFTNHGKCETSNQWLTGMLVAVLASACLFFSFTDSIVGRRDGKLYYGFATPRGFNVFNFSSEEEKQEWHDLDQFRRLRLRPLDFMHAFVAAVVFLTVAFSDVGLQNCFFPDANRNTEELLKNLPMGMAFLSSFVFIIFPTKRKGIGFSDNAPPQKVVHPLN, from the coding sequence ATGACTACCAAGGGGCCTGCACCGGCCACGGTCATGTCGAGCGTCGCGaacctggcgcagctcctgccgACGGGCACGGTGCTAGCCTACCAGGCACTGTCCCCGTCCTTCACCAACCATGGCAAGTGTGAGACCTCCAACCAGTGGCTCACTGGGATGCTGGTCGCTGTCCTTGCCTCCGCGTGCCTCTTCTTCTCCTTCACAGATAGCATCGTCGGTCGCCGCGATGGAAAGCTATATTACGGCTTTGCCACACCGCGTGGCTTCAATGTGTTCAACTTCTCCAGCGAGGAGGAGAAGCAGGAGTGGCACGATCTTGATCAATTCCGGAGGCTCCGCCTCCGGCCGCTGGACTTCATGCACGCCTTCGTCGCGGCTGTGGTTTTCCTCACGGTGGCGTTCAGCGACGTTGGGCTGCAGAACTGCTTCTTCCCGGACGCCAACAGGAACACCGAAGAGCTGCTCAAGAATCTGCCAATGGGCATGGCGTTTCTGTCCAGCTTTGTGTTCATCATCTTCCCCACCAAGAGGAAGGGCATTGGATTCTCTGACAACGCTCCTCCCCAGAAGGTCGTCCATCCCTTAAATTGA
- the LOC125535534 gene encoding protein DMP10-like, whose amino-acid sequence MASSSSSSSGSSTANQIIPPINNDDSEIGATGTAAPTPTLNKVMSSVANLAQLLPTGTVLTYQALAPSFTNYGKCEASNQWLTTALVAVLASACLFFSFTDSVVGRHDGKLYYGFATLRGFNVFNFSSEEEKQEWNDLYQFRRLRLQPLDFVHAFFTAVVFIIMAFSDVGLQNCFFPDGSRNTQQLLKNLPLGMAFLSSFVFIIFPTKRKGIGFNNTAPRQKVVHPLNKV is encoded by the coding sequence AtggcatcttcttcttcttcttcttctgggtCATCCACGGCGAACCAGATAATTCCACCAATCAACAACGATGACAGTGAGATAGGAGCTACCGGCACGGCAGCGCCAACGCCTACCCTGAACAAGGTCATGTCGAGTGTCGCGAACCTTGCACAGCTCCTGCCCACGGGCACGGTGCTGACGTACCAGGCGTTGGCCCCGTCATTCACCAACTACGGCAAGTGCGAGGCCTCCAACCAGTGGCTCACCACGGCGCTGGTTGCTGTCCTCGCCTCCGCCTGCCTCTTCTTCTCCTTCACCGACAGCGTCGTGGGTCGCCACGACGGAAAACTATATTACGGCTTCGCCACATTGCGTGGCTTCAACGTGTTCAACTTCTCCAGCGAGGAGGAGAAGCAGGAGTGGAATGATCTCTACCAATTCCGGAGGCTCCGCCTTCAGCCACTGGACTTTGTGCATGCCTTCTTCACGGCAGTGGTTTTCATCATAATGGCGTTCAGCGATGTGGGGCTGCAAAACTGCTTCTTCCCGGATGGCAGCAGGAACACACAACAGCTGCTCAAGAACCTGCCACTGGGAATGGCGTTTCTGTCCAGCTTTGTGTTCATCATCTTCCCCACCAAAAGGAAGGGCATCGGATTCAATAACACGGCTCCTCGCCAGAAGGTCGTCCATCCCTTGAACAAAGTTTGA